The following are encoded in a window of Tessaracoccus flavescens genomic DNA:
- a CDS encoding type II toxin-antitoxin system RelE/ParE family toxin, whose product MIRSFGSKDTERIWHEQYVKRVDRTVQRATLRKLELIHAAKDVEELRVPPGNRLERLVGDRRGSTASA is encoded by the coding sequence GTGATCAGATCGTTCGGCAGCAAGGACACCGAGCGCATCTGGCATGAGCAGTACGTCAAGCGCGTTGACCGGACGGTGCAGAGGGCGACCTTGCGGAAGCTCGAGCTAATTCATGCGGCGAAGGATGTCGAGGAACTCCGGGTTCCGCCTGGAAACCGCCTGGAGCGTCTGGTCGGCGACCGACGCGGCAGCACAGCATCCGCGTGA
- a CDS encoding HigA family addiction module antitoxin, whose amino-acid sequence MEVQKMSNSSTTTEADLIEPIHPGEVLMEDFIQGLGITQNKLAVSIGVPPRRINEIVHGKRGITADTAIRLARYFGTSEEFWMNLQSNYELRLERRALRDQVAAITPLKVA is encoded by the coding sequence ATGGAGGTGCAGAAGATGTCGAACTCGTCGACTACCACTGAGGCCGATCTGATCGAGCCGATCCACCCGGGGGAGGTCCTGATGGAGGACTTCATCCAGGGGCTCGGGATCACGCAGAACAAGTTGGCAGTGTCGATCGGGGTGCCGCCGCGGCGGATCAACGAGATCGTGCACGGCAAGCGCGGGATCACTGCGGACACGGCGATCCGACTGGCGCGCTACTTCGGTACGTCCGAGGAGTTCTGGATGAATCTGCAGTCGAACTACGAGCTGCGGCTTGAGCGGCGCGCACTGCGCGACCAGGTCGCGGCGATCACGCCGCTGAAGGTTGCATGA